A genomic region of Lysinibacillus sp. 2017 contains the following coding sequences:
- a CDS encoding PadR family transcriptional regulator, translated as MNPQFKKGVLNLCVLALLEKKDMYGYELVQTISTQIEISEGSVYPLLRRLTKDGFFTTYLKESTEGPPRKYYQITTQGIEELNSLKAEWESFNTGVNTLIQGSKSK; from the coding sequence ATGAACCCACAATTTAAAAAAGGTGTGCTGAATTTATGTGTACTAGCCCTCCTAGAAAAGAAGGACATGTATGGATATGAACTCGTGCAGACGATTTCCACACAAATTGAAATTTCGGAAGGGTCTGTGTATCCGCTATTGCGAAGACTTACGAAGGATGGTTTCTTCACAACATACTTGAAGGAATCCACAGAAGGACCGCCGAGAAAATATTATCAAATTACCACGCAAGGCATCGAAGAATTGAACAGTTTAAAAGCAGAATGGGAAAGTTTTAACACGGGTGTAAATACGTTAATTCAAGGGAGCAAATCAAAATGA
- a CDS encoding phosphotransferase — protein MNTEIIKNIEKLIGTVKEWNKLDEQGWTSEVYKVTTNTGQYLLKSSVDSRYREWLKTEAGVLEQLNRHDEIPVPTYIGFFEVNNASHLLMSFEPGVTLTTALKLTNDEQQRKALVKSFGEFLHQFHEQNPVGMEFQGNWLEGRLHKAQQYVENGQSDGTLALLQKLKANLPSPVQQTMIHGDCTTDNVLVVNGKVAQFIDVSGMAIGDPRYDEALVIRSFKGKTNLETAFYLGYKRYRLADEEFRYFDDLYEFF, from the coding sequence TTGAATACAGAAATCATTAAGAACATCGAAAAATTAATCGGTACAGTGAAGGAATGGAATAAACTAGACGAACAGGGCTGGACATCTGAAGTTTATAAAGTGACTACGAATACAGGACAATATCTTTTAAAAAGTTCCGTTGATAGCCGATATCGAGAATGGCTGAAAACTGAGGCAGGTGTGTTGGAGCAATTAAATCGTCATGATGAGATTCCTGTGCCTACATATATAGGCTTTTTTGAAGTTAATAATGCAAGTCATCTATTAATGTCGTTTGAGCCTGGAGTAACGTTGACAACAGCACTAAAATTAACAAATGATGAGCAACAAAGAAAGGCATTAGTAAAAAGTTTTGGTGAATTTCTACATCAATTTCATGAACAGAATCCCGTTGGCATGGAGTTTCAAGGAAATTGGCTAGAGGGGCGTCTTCATAAAGCACAGCAATATGTAGAAAATGGACAATCAGATGGCACATTGGCATTATTACAGAAATTAAAAGCAAATCTACCATCACCAGTTCAGCAAACAATGATTCATGGAGACTGCACCACAGACAATGTTTTAGTTGTTAATGGAAAGGTAGCACAATTTATTGATGTATCAGGAATGGCGATTGGCGATCCAAGATACGATGAAGCATTAGTTATTAGATCGTTTAAAGGAAAGACCAATCTCGAAACGGCGTTTTATTTAGGCTATAAGCGTTATCGACTAGCCGATGAGGAGTTTCGTTACTTTGATGATTTATATGAGTTTTTCTAA